The DNA window ACCACCTATTTCAACTGGTTCGAACCGGGCGGCGTCGACGAGCAGGGCCGCGAGCTCTGGCGGCTGCGCCACACCCGCGACGACGACGCGCCGGAGGGCACCGACCAGCAGCTCTACAACGACGGCTTCATCGTCGTCACGCCCATGCGGGTGGGGGAGTTCGACGCCGAGGTGTACGACGCGCTGATCGCGGAGCCGGGCGCGCTGCCCGCCTGGCCGGGCGCCGGCCGCTGAATCCCTCACGCGCGCACGTAGCGGTCCCAGTAGACGAACATGTAGCCCAGCGTCGCGCCGCCGTGGGCGAGCAGTGCGGGCCACACGTTGCCGTACCGCTCCCGCAGCCAGCCCCAGAAGCAGCCGGCTCCCCAGACGGCCGCAAAAAACGAGGCCGCCACGGGCAGCGATCCGAACAGGGCATAGATCGTCACGCCGTGGTAGCTGGCGTAGGCCAGGGCCGCGACGGCGATAGCGAGGCGTCGGCCGCGCATCCCGCCCAGCCGGCCGTGAACGTAGCCGCGCCAGTAGAGCTCCTCCGCCGGACCGTTGAGCACCAGCATGATCAGCAGCAGGGGACCGGCTTGTGCCGGCCCGGCGCCCCACGACGACAGGCTCTCGGTCACGCGCTCATCGGCGAAGAAGACGTCCGCTCCCCAGACGAGGGCGACGATCTGCACCGCCGCCATCACCGCGCCCAGGATCAATCCCGTGCGGACGCCCTCGCGCACCCGTCCGCCGGACAGGCCGACCTCTCCCGCATACGCGCGCCACGAGCGCCGGCCGCTGACGACGGCGGCGAACATGGGCGCCAGGACGCAGATGCCGAGATGGTAGCCCACGAACGTGGCCCAGACGCTGTGCGGGACCAGCAACGTGACGACGACGACCGCCGGCGGGACGAGCAGCACGAGCGGAAGGCCCGCCGCCCGCGCCGTCATCGCGGGTCCGACACCGCGGCGGCGATCATCTCCGCCGCCCGGTCGATCTCGTCGCCGGTGGTGAAACGCCCCAGCGACAGACGCAACGTGCCGACGGCCGTCTCGCAGGGGACGCCCATCGCCTCGAGCACCGCGGTAACCTGCGCGCCGCCGGCGTGACAGGCCGCTCCCGCCGAGCAGGCGATGCCATCCAGCCGCGCCATCAGGTCGGCCGCCAGCAACCCCGGGAAGCCGATGCTCAGCGTGTTGGGCAAGCGTTCGGCATGGCGGGCGTGGACGACCGCGGCGGGCGCGGCCGCGAGCAGGGCGCCCTGGAGCCGATCGCGCAAGATGGCGAGGCGCGGCGCTTCGTCTGCGACGTCGTCCGCGGCCAGCTCGGCCGCCTCGCCCAGCCCGACCACCAGGATCACGTTCTCGGTGCCGGCGCGCCGTCCGCTCTCCTGTGCGGCGCCGTGGACCAGGTTCTCCAGCTCCACGCCGTCTCTGATGTAGAGCGCGCCGACCCCTTTCGGACCGTAGAACTTGTGGCCGGCCAGCGACAGCAGGTCCACGTCCAGCTCGTCAACGCGCACGGGGATCTTGCCGGCGGACTGGGCGGCGTCGGTGTGCATCAGGGCGCCCGCCCCGTGCGCGGCGGCGGCGATCTCCGCGATGGGCTGGACCGCGCCCACCTCGTTGTTGGCGTGCATGACCGAGACCAGGACGGTGTCCGGCCGCAGCACCCGCGCCACGTCGTCCGGATCGACCCGGCAGTCGCCGTCCACCGGCACGACCGTCACCTCCCAGCCCCGGCCGGCCAGCCAGGCGCCAACCGCCGCGGTGGCCGGGTGCTCCACCGCCGAGATCACCAGATGCCGTCCGCGGTCCTCCCGCGCCCAGGCCGTCCCCTTGATCGCCAGGTTGTTGGATTCCGACCCGCCGCTGGTGAAGACCACCTCGTCGGGCGCGCAGCCCAGCAGGCCGGACACCTGGCCGCGCGCCCGCGCCACGGCCTCGCGGGCTCTCTGCCCGTACGCGTGTCCGCTGCCGGGATTGCCGAAATGATCGCTCAGGTAGGGCAGCATGGACTCGGCCACCCGCGGGTCGATGGGCGAGGTGGCGTTGGTGTCGAGGTAGATGGGGGCGTTTTTCATAGACAGATTCTCCTTGAGCTCACGCGAAGGCGATCACCAGCCCGGCAGACACCGCCGTCAGCAGCGCCCCGGCGTACAGGCTGGCGGCCGTGTCCACGATGATGTTCAGGAACAGGGTCGGGCACTTGAAGTAGCGCCGCGAGGCCGCGCCGTGGCGGCGGCCCGGGAATTCCGGCAGGGTCGACACGCCGGAGCGCAGCAGCTGCGGCAGGAAGAACACACCGGCGAAGACCAGCACGACCGCCGCCATCCACTCGTGGTTGAAGACCGAGAAGCCGGTGGCGTAGGCGTCGCCGGCCAGGCCCACCAGGTAGAGGCTGATCAGGACGAGGTCGAGGGGTTGGAGGACGTCGGACATGGGAACCGTCTCATCCGTGTTCGCCGAAGGGCACGTGTGTACGCGGGGCCTCCGTCGGACTATAGACGACGAGATGGCGCCCGGCCAGCGGCTATCCCGAGACCCGAGCCGCCCGGGCTAGTCCCGTCCCGTTCCGCCCCGTTGCGCGCCGCGCTTGCGGGCCAGGTGCAGGTAGGGGGCGAGCGCCGCGTCATCCCAGGCGCGCACCACCTGGCGGCGCAGGTCCACCGCGTCGTGCCCGTCACCGTGGATCATGCGCGCGCACTCGTAGGGACGCACGTCGTAGATCGCGCACTTGCCCCGGTCGTAGAAGATGCAGCGACCCGGCTGGGCGAGCTCCTGCAGGGACCACAGGCCGCCCGGCTTCTTGTGGTCGCGCAGCTTGTGGGGCATCACGCCGCGGCGGAGGCCGCCGCCCGGCATCGCGGTCACGCCCAGGCCCAGCATGCCGAGGAAGGTCTCGGCGACGGACAGGCCCAGCTTGCGCGCCAGTGGCGGTACTTCTCCGGGCAGGAACCAGCCGGGGGAGTTGGTGCAGGCCGCGCGGCAGTCGGCGCAGTCGCAGGAGACGACGGTATAGATGCGGTATTGCCGGCGCCGCCGGGGCTTCTGGGGCACGGCTCGCTCCTTCCGCAAGCCGGGACTCGGCGTCGCCGCGGGACAGATGCGGCGACGGCCGCGCCGCGGCCTGGCAGGGGCCGGGCGACGAGAATCTCGCCGCGATCGCGTGGTAGCGCAAGCGGGATTTTCGCGCAGCCGGGGGATTTCCCGCCGGCGGGCCGTCCGCCGGCCACGCCGCCGTCATCAACAACATGGGTCGCATCCCCCAGCGCAGCGGCGCCGTGGTGTCCGCCTCGGTCAAGATGTGGCCGTACGCGGCAGCGAACCAATCATCCCCTGTGCTTTCCGAAAGTGATGCTGTATGTTCACTGTTCCGATCGGGCGATGATCCCTGGGATGCTGCATGTTGTCGTACCATCCTCGAACGGGAAGGACGACCGTTATCGTCGTACCGTCGTTCATGCGGAGGTTCACGGCCTATGGATCTCGATGCGAATAACACGTCGAATCCCAATATAGACGATGAGGCTTTTGAAAGTGCCTACAGGGCGATCGAGCACTTCTCGTCCCGCGATCTGATGGATATTTCCATCGGCAAGACCGCCTGGACGGCGCCGCATCTGGCTTCCCGCTTCCATCGCGGGGCCGCGTCGCTGCGGCTGATCCAGAAGCTCGAGACCGCCCGTCCGGACAGCGTCGGCCTGCTCGTGGCCGGTCGTACGCTCGAGCTGGACGGCGATGAGGTGTCCGGCATCGACAACGTTTCGATCACCGAAACGCTCGCCTGGCAGCAGTCGCTGGACCCGCACTTCAGCGAGGGCGTGGCGC is part of the bacterium genome and encodes:
- a CDS encoding CPBP family intramembrane metalloprotease; protein product: MTARAAGLPLVLLVPPAVVVVTLLVPHSVWATFVGYHLGICVLAPMFAAVVSGRRSWRAYAGEVGLSGGRVREGVRTGLILGAVMAAVQIVALVWGADVFFADERVTESLSSWGAGPAQAGPLLLIMLVLNGPAEELYWRGYVHGRLGGMRGRRLAIAVAALAYASYHGVTIYALFGSLPVAASFFAAVWGAGCFWGWLRERYGNVWPALLAHGGATLGYMFVYWDRYVRA
- a CDS encoding aminotransferase class V-fold PLP-dependent enzyme — its product is MKNAPIYLDTNATSPIDPRVAESMLPYLSDHFGNPGSGHAYGQRAREAVARARGQVSGLLGCAPDEVVFTSGGSESNNLAIKGTAWAREDRGRHLVISAVEHPATAAVGAWLAGRGWEVTVVPVDGDCRVDPDDVARVLRPDTVLVSVMHANNEVGAVQPIAEIAAAAHGAGALMHTDAAQSAGKIPVRVDELDVDLLSLAGHKFYGPKGVGALYIRDGVELENLVHGAAQESGRRAGTENVILVVGLGEAAELAADDVADEAPRLAILRDRLQGALLAAAPAAVVHARHAERLPNTLSIGFPGLLAADLMARLDGIACSAGAACHAGGAQVTAVLEAMGVPCETAVGTLRLSLGRFTTGDEIDRAAEMIAAAVSDPR